The sequence TTTATAAATCGGGATGGCCTTCATATTGTTATAAGGCCGAGCCCAaactttgtacttagccttcggGCTCCCCTAAATGAATATCCTTTTTTTAACTTGCGATTGGTTTATGTTTCGATTCGCAGTAGACCTAGGTTTCTTCAATCGAATCCGCTTTAGGTTCCAAGGACTTGGGCTCTGCAGCCCCAATTTCGTCCGTTACATAGTTAGACCTACGTTTAGGCTCGGCATATTTGCCCAGTCCGAGCTCTGGTCCCCAGTTTCCATTGCTCGGACCTTCGATCAGCGATGTTGCGGtgtttagaaaaaagaaaatacgcTTAGGCTCGGCGAGCCTTCTCGAGCTTGGCTCAGAATTCGGCCGAGCCCTAGGACCAAAGGTCACTAACCCAACTCGAATTTTGTTCGGACTCCGCGAGCTCGGACCTTGGGTTGCCGAGGCGGATTGTCGGACCTCTTCCGACTTAAAGCAAGTCCAATATCCTGAAGCTCGGGATGGGAATTCGTCGAGCTGCCGGTGTAAACCAGGCTAGAGTTCACCATTGAGCAGTGCATGCGAGACGGGCGAGGCCAGGCAATGATTGGCCCGGCCAGGTACCTCGACGCTGGTCGGGGTTTCATTCAGGCGCTTAATCAGGAATGAAGTAAATGAGTGTAAAACATTTATCAAAAGGGGTACCTGGTACCATTGGGGTCGAGCGTCTTACGCCGAGGTCGTCAGCTTTGCTCCTCGGCGAACTCTTGAGGACGCTCTTTTGCTCAGAGTCCGTTCTCTGGGGACGCCGGCATAATAGAAACTAGTTGCCATCAAGAATGTTCATCGCCAATCACGAACATTCTGCTGATCACGAccagatggagatcgagccgagctcgatgtttgatggagatcgagccgagctcgatggccgatggagatcgagccgagctcgatggccgatggagatcgagccgagctcgatggtgaCGCTCCGGAGTTTTGTTAAGGCGACCGGCTTCGCTCAATGCCGATTGACGAGCTGGGCCAAGTCTGATAGTCATGAGACAATCATTAGGAGAATTTTGGCACATTTGAGCAATTGCACATAAGCTGTTGTAGAAAAGTGAGATTTATAATGGGGGATCCCTTAGGGTTTTACTGGTAGTACATCCGGAGATTTTCGGAACTCCAACTTCGTGGGATGGGGATCCCATCGAGAGACTTCAGCTTGTACGCTCCGGGCCGTTGGACACGTACGACTCGGTAAGGTCCCTCCCAGTTCGGagccagcttcccttgctcggTCGGCCGGGAGGCCTCAGCTCTTctaaggacgaggtcccctgccTTAAAGGATTTGATTTTGactctggcgttgtagtactgtgctattttttgctggtacctcgccatgcgaactcgggcggcctcccttatCACCTCGATTAGGTCCAGGTTATTTCTGAGCTGTGGGAAGTTGGAGCTGGCGTCATAATGTTCTACCCTCGGAGAAGAGAGTCCGATCTCCAACGAGATGATGGCTTCCGTTCCATATGTtaaattgaaaggagtttcgccggtggggacacggaacgtggtccggtaagcccacaggacattgtataggtcttcgacccactgtcctttggatttgtcgagcctggctttgagcctctgcaaaatagtacgatttgttacctcagtttctccgttcgtctgagggtgcgcgaccgaggtgaagcggtggtcgatgccaagctcTGAGCAAAATTCTCTAAAGCGaaggttgtcgaactggcggccgttgTCTAATACAAGGATGCGGGGAAgaccgaatctgcagattattgacttccagacaaaatcccgcatcttctgctcggtgatctggGCGActggctcggcttccacccacttggtaaaatagtcgatggagacgactagGAATTTTCTTTGTCCGGTCGCCAGAGAGAATGGTCCcaagatgtcgatcccccactgggcaaaaggccaaggggagctgatggaGGTTAACGGAGCCGAGGGTCGATGTTGGACATTGGCGTTTCTCTGGCATCGGTCGCATCTTCGAACGAAGTCCaaggcatccttctggagtgtcggccagtagtatccttggcgcaaaatTTTATGCGCTAGTGCTCGTCCCcccagatgatttccacaaattccttTATGGACTTCACGCATTGCATAATCTGCCTCTGTTGGGCGGAGACACCTGAGGAGGGGGGAGGTAAAAGATCTTCGATAAAGCTTTTCCTCGTGCAATATGTACCAGACGGCGGAACGCTTCACTCGGCGAGCTTCACGTTCATCactggggaggacttcgtctcGCAGATAGCTgacgagctcgtccatccagcttggctcgaactcagtgcaAAGGGCCTGCTCAAGCTCCTCCGTGCTGGgtttttggagatactccagcGCCGCcgctttgggaagctcgctcatgcgagaggatgcCAACTTTGACAGCTGGTCTGCTCTAAGGTTCTCtgacctggcaacatgttggATGTGAAAAAAATTCAGGGTCGAGGTGAGGTCCCGTACCTTCCAGAGATATCTCTGCATTGTGGGGTCCTTGGCTTCGAAGTCACCCAGGACTTGGTTCACGATGAGCTGAGAATCGCTGAAGGCCCTcaggtccttcactcctagctctttggctaacttgagcccggcgatgagtgcTTCGTATTCTGCCATATTGTTGGAAGCGAAAAACTCGAGGCGTAGAGCTTGTTCAGCAACCACGCCATCCGAGCTGGTAAGGATGAGacccgctccgctaccccccgagtttgaagaaccATCAACATGCAGAGCCCATGCCGAGCTCGGGGTCTGCTCTATTGGCGCAGGCTCAGGTTCGGGCTCGGCCTCGTCCGGTACAGTGCAGTCGACTATAAAGTATTCAACTTTATATTTCGGTCTTTGTCCAAAATTGAGCTTCGGTCGGGCCAAGGATGGGCCATTTGAGCTTGGACAGAAAATAAATGGGCTTTATATTTAAGCCCAAAACCGGTCTTAATTCTTTCGGACTTTGCCCGTCGCCCAACTTGAAGACCGGCCCAAACTCACTTTCAGCCCTATTGGTGGTAGAGTACGAATCAACGAATAGGACGTGATCCACCTTTACATGGGTTGCAAATGGACCAAGTCTAGATTTTGCCCATAAACAGCTAAATATGATCCATTATATTTGATTGCTCGGGTGACTTTTTTTTAAGTTCATAGTTTCACATGAAGTCCCTTATACGAGTAggttttaatcttttaaaacaATCATAATTTCCATTTAAGTcctattagaaactctttctttgCATTGCAATCTATGCTCATTATacccataaaataaataatactacATCCAAGTATTCATTGTGGGACTGGAAGTGGGTCCAGGCCAACCCGAGGATTGTCAGGCTGGGCCGACTTTGACATGGGCTACCGACTAGGCACGAGTAAATTTGGATCAGATTTGGAGTTAAAATTAGAGCTTGTAGACTTTTCAAGCACACACACTGATCTGAAAGGAATCTTTAAGTTGGGTAGTTTAAAACACCACGCTCCTCACTCACATTAGAAGTTTTCAGTCTTGTCCCCATTTAAAAGTTTTGTTAAAAACccaaaatcaaacaaactaattgATAACTTGGCCTAACCCACTTAAAGCTCGGGCTAAGTCAAGCAACCAATATTCACCCCAATTTATATGTGGAACTTCTGGACGAtccaaaaagataaaaagaaattccaaaaaaacaaaaaggaaaacaaaagaatgTTCATCATGTACTTATACAACGGTGCTGATGTTTCAGCCCTGGGATCAGATCATTCACATTCACATACCATAGCTGGGATTGTGGTGGGCTCTATTGCGGGGATTCTGCTACTTGCTGTGGCGGCCATTTGCGTTCGaatgaagagaaggagaagaacagGTAAAATTAGTCCCCCGCGCGATATGCAGCCATGACATGAGTGGTGATTactaattaattgtgactagTGCAGCAGCTACCTTAGGTGGCATTCCCTTCGCTAGTCACCGCAACAACGAATACAAGGACGGCAAAAATTGGGAGCTTCCTCTATTTGATCTGGGGACAATCATTGCAGCGACCGACAACTTCTCAATCAAAAACAAGCTTGGAAAGGGTGGCTTCGGTCCCGTGTACAAGGTAATTTTATAGTTTACCAACTGAACGTAGTAGAGTGTCACCATGTAGGTCTCAGTCGATGTAGGGTCCTAATTTCAGCACTCTGAATACAATGTTGCATTCAGGGCTTTCGAACAGTTTGATACTGCCTCCAGATTTAGTACTCTTAAGTATCGCAATGCTGAATGTGGTGATTTCAGGGAATGCTTGGAGAGGAGCAAGAAATAGCTGTGAAGAGGCTTTCAAAGACTTCAGCGCAGGGCACTGATGAATTCATGAATGAAGTGATGCTGATTGCCAAGCTTCAGCACCGAAACCTAGTTCGGCTTCTGGGTTGCTGCTCTCAAGGAGAGGAAAGGATGCTGGTATATGAATACATGCCTAATAAAAGCTTGGACGCCTTCCTGTTTggttagttaatcttctgttctcTTCCTTATCTTTGTTTCCTGTTCCTGATTAGATTATGACAATCACAGCATAATCGATACCTTCTAATGCTTAGTTCAAGAGTTCAAGAAAATACTCAGTTCAATAAATACTAACTTTTGCGCTAAATCAATAACCCACTTTTGCTGATCAAATGGAAGAGTACTGAAAATCGAAAAGACATAGCTGGGCACTCTCATCTGAAAATGAACCTTGAAGTAGGGTTGCTCAAAGCACTACTCTTTAGGCTAAAATTAAAAGTTCTTAGTTGTGACAATTCGGGAGTAGCTGGCCTTGTGGAGGTGGCCAACTTCATGGAGCTTAAGTATGTTATAATGATTCTTCTGAATCTATCACCACGCTGTAACTAATCTTTGAAGACAAGTCAATACCAGGTTTTAACACTAACCGGCATATTTTTGTCCTAGTTTCTTCAACTACTCTTGGGGTAAACGCATGTGTAAGCTTGCTTTATTTGCTAACTCTTGGGTTATATGCTTTATTTGCTTTATGTGTCAATCTGAGGGGGACTGATATTccatttctttaatattttttcaAGTAAGGCTAACATAAATTAAACTTTGGGCAGATAAAGATAAAGGTGTGTTACTGGATTGGCAAACCCGATACAACATTATAGAAGGGATTGCTCAAGGTCTTCTCTACCTACACCGAGACTCGAGACTTAGAATTATTCACAGGGATCTTAAAGCGAGTAACATTCTTCTTGATAAAGATATGAACCCTAAAATATCAGACTTCGGCTTGGCAAGAATATTTCGAGGGGATGAGACCGCACTAAATACTCGGAGAGTTGTGGGGACGTAGTAAGTATTATTTATCTTTCATTCTTGTGATAtttattctttaaaaaaataaaatgtaatCATCCTAATGATAAATGCAGTGGATACATGTCTCCTGAGTATGCCATGGATGGTGTCTTCTCGGTGAAATCTGATGTATTCAGTTTTGGTGTCTTAGTACTTGAAATAATTAGTGGCAAGAAGAACAGAGGCGTTTCCATATCCGAGTATGAAGGAAACCTTCTAGCACATGTAGGACTGGGAAAATAATAGTTAAATCTGTTCATATGTTCCTCTTGTTTTTCATTAAATCATGATAGTGATGTAATATTTCTTTCAGGCTTGGAGTTTATGGATGCATGGTAATGGCTTGGAACTGGTGGATAAATCAATCAGCCACTCAATTTCCATGGTTGAAGCCTTGAACTGTATAAAGGTTGGCTTATTGTCTGTTCAAGAAAGTCCAAAAGACAGGCCGACGATGTCCTCTGTGGTGTTGATGTTGGGCTCCAAGGATGCATCCTTACCAGATCCTAAACATCCTGGTTTTTTTCCAACAAAAGCTTCCTCGAAAACCGAGTCATCAAAAAGCAAGACAAACTCTGCAAGTATAAATGAATTGTCGGTTACAATAGTTGAAGGCCGGTGACTATTAGATCTAGGTGGTAAACTTTTCTCATACCAAAGACAAGCTATGAAAAGTTCTCGTTCTTTCAGTGTCTATGCATTCCTTTCAACTATCTCAAATTCTAATCACAAGCAAGTAGTCCATTAGTGTAAAGAACTTATACTAGGTGTTTTGtataatattttgaaaataatgaaaaaaaataggAATTCATACTATTGTTCATCCAAAAGAAGATAGCAAAGTAGATCCTCCTGTAAATCTTAAAATAGTAACCATGAGGGAGAGCTAAAATTTTTTGCCAGTTTGGATTCATTAACATAAAAATGAAGCAAAATATCCTACAAATATGGAAAAAGGTATCCATTTCCATGATTCCTATGAATAAATGACCAACATTTCTCGCTTGATTggttcatgtttgaaataaaagAGGATAAATGGGGGAAGAGCTCGAATGGAGACCGTTGACCATGAACGATTATGGGCCCGTGGTAAGATGTAACATGGTACCAACTTTCTTTCCTAGGAAAAAATGTAGTGACTTTGAGAACTTCAGCAATGACACATCTTATTTCTGTATGGGGACAGATTATATTAGGGGTGCAGATGGGTTGGATCGGTCTGGGTCCTAAGTGACCCCGATCCAATCTAGTTTCttgttcggatcctaattttagacccagacccaacccaatacacgatcggatcgggtccatggctacaatttttgaccaaTGGAACATACAGGTTGGGTTAGGTGCATGTATAACCGTGTTCCAACCTAAAAAATTTGAGTCTGGTTCGGGTCCAAACCCATTCAACCTTTCTTTCCTGTCTGGTCCCTATTCCTCTACTCTCCCTCCGATGCTGGGCCCCCTTCGACCCCTGCCGCCCTCCTCTTTCTCGATCTCACCTCCCCCCTACTTCCAACCACCCTCTCCCCCACCTCCGCCATGGCTTCTCCCCCGTCGGCCTCCTCTGCTTCCTCTCCGATGACCCTGACACCAAGTCCCTCCTCTACTTCTTCCCCGTGACTTGAAGATGCTGGGCCACTGGAGGCGCTTGTCGGTGGTATCGGCGCCAGGAGGAGACCTCGGAGGGGGAACACTGGATCGAAAGGTGGGGAGCACCTCAACCTCGATTAGAGAGGCCCTCATCTTGGTGTTGTCCTTGATGACGAAGACGCCGTAGAGCTTGACACGCACCAGTCAGACTCATCTTCGCCATTGTCGTCATCGTCACCGACGAGGCTCAAATCACGCAACCGAGGGTGGCGTCGCCGCTCATGAACGTGTTCAcgcaagaaggagaaggaggggaAGTCGGAGAGAGTGATGAAAGGGAGGAGTAGTCACGGTTGCGATGGTTGACCGCTGATAGGAGAGAGCGCTCTAacaggagagggagggggagagagatagCCGATGGCGATGGAGAACGAATAGGGGATTTCAGTCTTTTCTTTCgtatttgtgatttggaagAGACTGAGGGTGAGCCAATCATAGTTCCCGGAGGGACATGGCACATCACATGGATGGGTCGTACGGATGGGTCATGCACCTCGGGTCATGATTACGGGCATAACGGATTTTTAGAATTTGAGTCGAGTCGGGTCATAGGGTAAGAAACCCAAAATTGCCCAAAAAGGTAATGGGTCGGGTCAAGTAGGATCAGAATTTAGTAAACCCAAATCCAACCCGAAAATAgaacgggtccaattttagaaccTGACTCGTTCCTATAGGTCCTTTAAATCAGGTGGGATCGAGTCTAAATAGGTCGGGtcatgggtcaacccaacctatTTGAAGCCTTAGTTTATACCAGACTCGTGGAATTCCAGCAAACTTAGAGTcttgaaatttgaaatcttgTAGCTATCTCATCTAAATCCTGAATATTCTAATGGTCATATAATATTCCAAGATTAGTTTGAACATTGAGTCCACCTTGCTATCAATCTAAATTTCAATAGagctgtagtttttttttttgatgaaacagTAGAGCTGCAGTCTTAATTACAACAAAAAACTACTTGAGTTGATTCAGAAGGATCTTCAGACTCGATGTAGACCATTTTGATCACTACGAGTAGTTCTGGATAGAGTTCAAGAGCAATTtctatgatgagagcacaaaagtgcgatctatataccacttaaattagtattattgctaacaaataatgataaaattgctgatttaatattatatttttgttgggtgtaggtgatcgtaaatcaaagctaaaatgagCATTGGGTCCAAAAAAGATGCAACATCGTAGGTGAACAGCTAACCGCATGGGGTCagccccagttgcacactaaaaAGAGCATTAGCAGACTAAGTGCAGCACGTACAGCAGCAGCATACCCCCCATTTGTTATTCATCGTCCGTGTCCCAGCTTCCTCCCAGCTGTCCGTGTTAAATTATCCCGTGCGTCCATTTGAAGGAGCTCGCGATCCAGCCGTCCGTGTCCAACTCTTCATCGTCCACATTTGCTTCTCCCAAGCATCCAAGCCTCACCCGTTCGCGAGTCCAAGCTCATTTCCAGCTCATCCACACCCAGCATTCCCAGCTTTCCGTGGCCAAAGAAAGAAATCAGAAGCAGCGTTTCTAGCTTCCGAATCCCAGCAATTTCGGCTCAACATTCCGGATTGATCCTAAGCGCCCGCGTCCATGATTCACTTCCCGAATTTCAGCCGTCCGCGTGCAATCTTCCGTGTTAACAGCGCATTCCTCCTTCCGCAAGCATCTCAGCTTCCCTCCATGTCCCAGCCACCTCCCAGATTTGAGGAATCCGCCCCTTCCGAATCAGCTTCCGGATTCGCGACCCAGATTCCAGCCTCACGCGTTCAAAGATCTCGCGTCCAGCCGTGATGGTTTCCTTTCGTCTCCGctttccatccatccatccgaCCACATCCCAAGCGCCCAAGATCCCGCCGTTCGCCTCTTTAGCATCGATCTCTAGCACGTTCCCAAGATCCATCGAGGGGGAGAGTTGAGTATAAGGGATAGCCGACTGAAAGGGGGAGGGGGGCCTctgccattaaaaaaaaaagaaacggagaaacagaggaggctctattttccaaaaagaaaaaaaaaaagaagaagagatgcTGATGCCTGTAATGAGAGGCTAAATCTCTTGGTCAAGGGTGATGGAAGGACCCTTGGCTTATTGCTCTCATGAAGTAAACTCTGAACTTTGGTTTTAATTGATTTACATCTTTTCATATATATTCTGATTctctcatatttatttattagatagattcatcatgttttatatttattgatgcatggatcgctctgatatttgatttgtcgtagacataacTGGCATGATGAATACTTAGACATTGAGTTCATATATTCAAACGATAtattccatgattagaactattttatttatttgattctTGATCGAGAATTGCcgagtttatttgttgaaagtaatattATCGAGAAAAATTCCAGATCCCTAACCATCTCTATtttattgaactttgtttatttacctattattctctgcttttaatttctaaaaatcaactgaaaattacatctaaaattatgctaataatacATAAATCGTTCCTTGAGAAATCAGCCTCGGACTTctgagttatactacttgtgtgaTTCTcatgcacttgggagagcagttttgcgaacacatcaagtttttggcgccgttgccggagaacgaCTGAATTATTAgtatattttcatatttaattaaaaatttagtTGAGGTAAGTTTCAGctttttttaacaaataaaataaaataaaaaaattgaaaaaaaaccgaaaaaaaaattgcatgctaaagtggaatagggacgacaccggtcgattaagttgTTCATTTTGTGACAATTCTTTGGGACACAATCTTGAGATTCCTTCACAGTATTTCACACCCTGTGAGATgactgatttaaatgaagatgcggggagcCACCATGATCGAGAACGTGAACCTCCTGTTATGACTTtgagacaatacctacaacctactagaactagtcagccttcacgcatgatttttcctgataatgtaggacattttgacatcaaactaggggtaattcaattgctaCTAAAATTTCATGGATTAAAGTCTGAGAGTCCTTACCTTCATCTGAAAgactttgaagaattgagcattacatttagaatACCGAACGTCATGGAGGATGTCATCAAGCTGATGTTGTTCcttttctctctaaaggataaggccaaaacatagCTAAACTCTTtccgacctagatcaataagaacttggcaagatatgcaaagagaatttttgaaaaagttctttcccgcacaaagcaCCAACTTTCTAAAAAGGCAcatcagcaatttccaacaaaagatACTGAAAccttttatgaatgttgggagagatttaaagaccttcttctctcatgccctcatcacgagttcgaaacttggagaactaTTAGTTTTTTCTATGAAGGtttgtctccacagttgaaacagtttgtagagaccatgtgcaatggtagatttttagaaaagcaACCTGACGAGGcatgaaaatatttagattcccttgctgagactgcccaactttaggataacggggatagaaataATAAGTCTTTGCccaagcctactagctctggacagggaggcctttacaacctcagaactgaggatgatcttcatgctaaaatggcagccctcactaggaaggtagaagaaattgaacttaggaaggttgagcccGTTAAAACTATAGAGattagaaacgagtgttgtgggATCTGCCACACGTCTGGTCATACCACtacagattgccccaccataccggcattcaagtaagtcttgcacgatcaagcaaatgcgaTGAACTCCTACCAGAAGCCTTATAATGATCTATTCTCGAATAcgtataaccctggttggaagaatcatccgaattttaggtggagaaacgatCACCCGCAGCAGTCAtaccattcagctcctccacctgcacatcctacttttgcatcaccGCCCTCTCAGAAGCCgaatatcgaggataccttgcaatctatACAATCTTTTCTGCAAGATCAAGccaatatcaatgctcaaaatactcgaaattttgaagatataaagaaccaattatcaatgttgactaccgtcctaagtacccaggagaagggtaagcttccagctccaccccaacctaacccacaagtgcatGGTAGTAATAATGCGGCTCCTTGTAGTTCGCATACAGAGCATGCAAAGAGCATTATGACTTTGCATAAAGGAAAAGTTATTGATCAGACCATCTCATTGAGACCGCAgatcacttctaattctgatgcgcCCAAAGCTGATGAAaaggacaaagaagaagttgagatcCCAACTTCTACTGAGAAAGTTGAATGCCCTTTTCCTCCATCTTTTCCACAACgattaaagccgttgcaaaagctcaaacctaattctgaaattctagaGCTTTTTAAGCAGGTAAAGAttaacatacctcttcttgatgcaatcaaacaagtaccgttatatgccaaattttttaaggacttgtgtactgtcaagcaccgattaaatgttaagaaaaagatatttttaactaaaaatgtgagtgctattttgcagcacaacattcttcTCAAATATAAAGAttcaggttgcccaaccatctcatgcatcataggcgactttaggatagagcgaacattgttagatttaggggcaagtatgaatttgttgccatattctgtatatgagcaacttagTTTAGGTAAGTTGAAGCCAACCTttgtcactttgcaattagctgataGGTCAATCAAAATTTCGagggggattatcgaggatgtattggTCAAAGTAGACAAGTTCTCTCAAGCAGATAGAAAGAGGCAGACAGAAAGAGGTATTTCAGGTatgaagcgcgagtcgactcgagtcaagCACGAGCCGTCTCCTGTCGTTCGGATGAAGCGTGAGACGACTTTCGGCTATTacgagacgactctctcaggcaGACAGAAAGAGTATTTCGGATCGcgaagtgcgagtcgactcgagtcaagCGCGAGGCGTCTCCTATCTTTCGAACGAAGCGCGAGTCGCCTCC is a genomic window of Phoenix dactylifera cultivar Barhee BC4 chromosome 4, palm_55x_up_171113_PBpolish2nd_filt_p, whole genome shotgun sequence containing:
- the LOC108510942 gene encoding G-type lectin S-receptor-like serine/threonine-protein kinase SD1-1 isoform X4 — translated: MWNFWTIQKDKKKFQKNKKENKRMFIMYLYNGADVSALGSDHSHSHTIAGIVVGSIAGILLLAVAAICVRMKRRRRTAATLGGIPFASHRNNEYKDGKNWELPLFDLGTIIAATDNFSIKNKLGKGGFGPVYKGMLGEEQEIAVKRLSKTSAQGTDEFMNEVMLIAKLQHRNLVRLLGCCSQGEERMLVYEYMPNKSLDAFLFDKDKGVLLDWQTRYNIIEGIAQGLLYLHRDSRLRIIHRDLKASNILLDKDMNPKISDFGLARIFRGDETALNTRRVVGTYGYMSPEYAMDGVFSVKSDVFSFGVLVLEIISGKKNRGVSISEYEGNLLAHAWSLWMHGNGLELVDKSISHSISMVEALNCIKVGLLSVQESPKDRPTMSSVVLMLGSKDASLPDPKHPGFFPTKASSKTESSKSKTNSASINELSVTIVEGR